In one Bacillota bacterium genomic region, the following are encoded:
- a CDS encoding 4Fe-4S binding protein yields the protein MVTLTIDGIKVQVPKGATILEAAKAAGVHVPTLCYHPDQAVKANCRVCVVEVEGVRLLQAACSQPVTEGMVVKTASPKVLNARKTIVELILAHHPQDCLKCIRNQNCELQTLTAELGIREIPFEPKVRGLKKDTSTPSIVRDPDKCVLCRRCLEACHVTQTVGALGLENRGCEAIVIPALGKDLAETGCVMCGQCVLACPVGALAEKEQIDEFLAAVADPDKIVVTQIAPAIRVAIAEEVGMKTGELDMLKFVAGLRKIGFDRVFHTNFTADLTILEEGNELLERLQHGGKLPMITSCSPGWINFCETFYPDLLDHLSTCKSPQQMFGALVKTYWAQKMGVDPKNIYSVSIMPCTAKKYEAQRPEMNASGYRDVDLVLTTRELGRLLRRAGIDFSKLEPDKFDSWMGEYTGAGVIFGATGGVMEAALRTVYEVVTKETLANVDFIPCRGLEGVKEASVNLAGTEVKVAIAHGLGNARKLLDKIRAGTADYHFIEIMCCPGGCIGGGGQPIPTTMAKRQERINAIYAEDAGLPKRKSHENEEVMTLYKEFLEKPLGHKSHELLHTHYHPREGKLL from the coding sequence ATGGTAACGCTGACCATCGACGGTATAAAAGTGCAGGTACCGAAGGGGGCGACCATCCTCGAGGCAGCGAAAGCGGCCGGCGTACATGTCCCAACCCTCTGCTACCATCCAGACCAGGCTGTTAAGGCCAACTGCCGCGTCTGTGTGGTAGAAGTCGAAGGGGTACGTCTACTCCAGGCCGCCTGTTCCCAGCCGGTCACTGAAGGAATGGTCGTCAAAACCGCTTCGCCCAAGGTACTCAACGCGCGGAAAACCATAGTCGAACTAATCCTGGCGCACCATCCCCAGGATTGCTTAAAATGTATCCGCAACCAGAACTGTGAACTGCAGACCCTGACTGCTGAACTCGGCATCCGGGAAATTCCCTTTGAACCCAAGGTACGGGGACTGAAGAAAGACACCTCCACCCCGTCCATCGTTCGTGACCCCGACAAATGCGTCCTGTGCCGGCGCTGTTTAGAGGCCTGCCACGTCACCCAGACCGTTGGGGCGCTGGGGCTGGAAAACCGGGGCTGTGAAGCCATCGTTATCCCGGCTTTAGGGAAAGACCTGGCCGAAACCGGCTGTGTCATGTGCGGCCAGTGCGTCCTGGCCTGTCCCGTTGGCGCTTTGGCCGAAAAAGAACAGATCGATGAATTCCTGGCGGCGGTGGCCGATCCGGACAAGATTGTCGTCACCCAAATTGCGCCGGCCATCCGGGTAGCGATCGCCGAAGAAGTGGGGATGAAGACCGGCGAACTCGATATGCTCAAATTTGTCGCTGGACTGCGGAAGATCGGCTTTGACCGGGTCTTCCACACCAACTTCACCGCAGACCTGACGATCCTGGAAGAAGGCAACGAACTCTTAGAGCGGCTGCAGCACGGTGGCAAACTCCCGATGATCACCTCCTGCAGTCCGGGGTGGATCAACTTCTGCGAAACCTTCTACCCGGACCTTCTGGACCACCTGTCCACCTGTAAGTCCCCGCAACAAATGTTCGGGGCGCTGGTGAAGACCTACTGGGCGCAGAAGATGGGAGTAGACCCGAAGAACATCTATTCCGTCTCAATCATGCCATGTACGGCCAAGAAATACGAAGCGCAGCGGCCGGAAATGAATGCCAGCGGCTATCGGGACGTTGACCTGGTTCTAACTACTCGCGAACTGGGCCGGCTGCTCCGGCGGGCGGGGATTGACTTCAGTAAACTGGAGCCTGACAAATTCGACTCCTGGATGGGCGAATACACTGGCGCGGGCGTTATCTTTGGCGCGACTGGCGGTGTCATGGAAGCCGCTCTGCGGACAGTTTACGAAGTGGTTACCAAAGAAACCTTGGCCAATGTTGACTTCATCCCCTGCCGTGGTTTAGAAGGTGTTAAAGAAGCCTCGGTCAACCTGGCGGGAACAGAGGTCAAGGTAGCGATCGCCCACGGGTTGGGGAACGCCCGGAAACTGTTAGATAAGATCCGGGCCGGTACTGCCGACTACCACTTTATCGAAATCATGTGCTGCCCAGGCGGCTGTATCGGTGGTGGTGGCCAACCGATCCCGACCACCATGGCGAAGCGGCAAGAACGGATCAACGCGATCTACGCGGAAGACGCTGGTCTGCCAAAGCGAAAATCGCATGAGAACGAAGAAGTCATGACCCTGTACAAGGAGTTCCTGGAGAAACCGCTTGGCCACAAGTCGCATGAGTTGTTGCATACCCACTACCATCCCCGGGAAGGCAAGCTCCTGTAG